In Mixta intestinalis, the following are encoded in one genomic region:
- the gcvT gene encoding glycine cleavage system aminomethyltransferase GcvT, producing the protein MKQTPLYEQHQACGARMVDFHGWMMPLHYGSQMDEHHAVRNDAGMFDVSHMTIVDLHGERTREFLRILLANDVARLTQPGKALYSAMLNASGGVIDDLIVYFMSENWFRLVVNSATRDKDLAWINEHALPFSVTLQERNDLALIAVQGPEAQQKAQTAFSEAQRQAVSGMKPFFGVEADGWFIATTGYTGESGYEIALPNDQAADLWQRLLAAGVKPAGLGARDTLRLESGMNLYGQEMDEGVSPLAANMGWTICWEPNDRQFIGREALELQREKGTDKLVGLIMTEKGVLRNELPVHFTDAQGNLQQGIITSGSFSPTLGCSIALARVPAGIGDHAIVQIRNREMPVKVTKPIFVRAGKPVAQ; encoded by the coding sequence ATGAAGCAGACTCCTTTGTATGAACAGCATCAGGCCTGCGGTGCCCGCATGGTCGATTTCCACGGCTGGATGATGCCGCTGCATTACGGATCGCAGATGGATGAACACCATGCGGTACGTAACGATGCCGGTATGTTTGATGTTTCCCATATGACTATTGTCGATCTGCACGGCGAGCGTACCCGCGAGTTTCTACGCATCCTGCTGGCTAACGACGTCGCGCGTCTGACGCAGCCGGGCAAAGCGCTTTACAGTGCAATGCTGAACGCCTCCGGCGGCGTGATTGACGATCTGATCGTTTACTTTATGAGCGAAAACTGGTTTCGTCTGGTGGTTAACTCCGCCACGCGCGATAAGGATCTGGCATGGATTAACGAACATGCGCTTCCCTTCAGCGTTACGTTACAGGAACGGAATGACTTAGCGCTGATTGCCGTACAGGGGCCTGAAGCACAGCAAAAGGCACAGACGGCGTTTAGCGAGGCACAGCGTCAGGCCGTTAGCGGCATGAAGCCATTCTTTGGCGTTGAAGCCGATGGCTGGTTTATCGCCACTACCGGTTATACCGGTGAAAGCGGTTATGAAATTGCGTTACCCAACGATCAGGCTGCCGATCTGTGGCAGCGCCTGCTGGCGGCGGGGGTAAAACCGGCCGGACTGGGCGCCCGCGATACGCTGCGGCTGGAATCGGGAATGAACCTGTATGGGCAGGAGATGGATGAAGGCGTTTCGCCGCTGGCGGCGAATATGGGCTGGACTATCTGCTGGGAACCCAACGATCGACAGTTTATCGGCCGCGAGGCGCTGGAACTTCAGCGTGAAAAAGGCACCGATAAGCTGGTTGGCCTGATTATGACGGAGAAAGGCGTATTGCGTAACGAGTTGCCGGTTCACTTTACCGATGCGCAGGGCAATCTCCAGCAGGGGATCATTACCAGTGGTTCCTTTTCGCCGACGCTGGGTTGCAGCATCGCGCTGGCCCGTGTTCCGGCAGGCATCGGCGACCACGCCATTGTCCAGATTCGCAACCGGGAAATGCCGGTTAAAGTCACCAAACCTATTTTCGTTCGCGCCGGTAAGCCGGTCGCTCAGTAA
- the ubiI gene encoding FAD-dependent 2-octaprenylphenol hydroxylase — MQTYDVVIAGGGMVGLAVACGLQGCGLRVAVLEKSAPKAFNASEPHGLRVSAINAASERLLQHLDVWSSILALRASSYHGMEVWDRDSFGRIEFDEPQGISHLGYIIENQVIHQALWQRAQQLSDITLLAPAELQQVAFGDNEAFITLQDGSMMSARLLIGADGAHSWLRNKADIPLTFWDYEHHALVANIRTAQPHQAVARQVFHGEGILAFLPLSDLHLCSIVWSVSPQEATRLRDMPAALFNQQLSVAFDMRLGLCEVESERQTFPLTARYARQFAAHRLALVGDAAHTIHPLAGQGVNLGFMDAAELTGEIRRLHQQGKDIGQHLYLRRYERSRKQSAAMMLAGMQGFRELFAGNNPAKKLLRDVGLRLADTLPGVKPRLLKQAMGLHDLPEWLR, encoded by the coding sequence ATGCAAACTTATGACGTGGTAATCGCTGGCGGCGGTATGGTCGGGCTGGCCGTTGCCTGCGGATTGCAGGGCTGTGGGCTGCGTGTCGCAGTGCTGGAAAAATCGGCCCCGAAAGCCTTTAATGCCAGCGAGCCGCATGGCCTGCGTGTTTCTGCGATCAACGCAGCCAGTGAACGCCTGTTACAGCATCTTGATGTCTGGTCGTCGATCCTGGCTCTACGCGCCAGTAGCTATCATGGTATGGAGGTATGGGATCGCGATAGCTTTGGACGCATTGAATTTGATGAGCCGCAGGGCATCAGTCATTTAGGTTACATTATCGAAAATCAGGTGATTCATCAGGCGCTGTGGCAGCGTGCGCAGCAGCTGAGCGATATTACCTTGCTGGCACCCGCTGAGCTACAGCAGGTCGCCTTTGGCGATAACGAAGCCTTTATCACTTTGCAGGATGGCAGCATGATGAGTGCTCGCCTGCTAATTGGCGCAGACGGTGCCCATTCCTGGCTGCGTAACAAAGCGGATATCCCGTTAACCTTTTGGGATTATGAACATCACGCGCTGGTAGCGAATATCCGCACCGCCCAGCCACATCAGGCGGTGGCGCGTCAGGTATTTCACGGCGAAGGGATTCTGGCTTTTTTGCCGCTCAGCGATCTGCATCTCTGTTCTATCGTCTGGTCCGTGTCACCTCAGGAAGCTACCCGTCTGCGCGATATGCCCGCTGCGTTATTTAATCAGCAGCTTTCAGTTGCCTTTGATATGCGTCTTGGCCTGTGCGAAGTGGAAAGTGAACGGCAGACCTTTCCACTGACGGCACGCTATGCGCGCCAGTTTGCTGCTCATCGGCTGGCGCTGGTTGGCGATGCGGCGCATACCATCCATCCGCTGGCCGGACAGGGCGTAAACCTGGGCTTTATGGATGCAGCTGAACTGACCGGAGAAATCCGTCGCCTGCATCAACAGGGTAAAGATATTGGTCAGCATCTTTATCTGCGTCGTTACGAACGCAGCCGCAAGCAAAGCGCGGCAATGATGCTGGCTGGGATGCAGGGATTCCGCGAGCTGTTTGCCGGCAATAATCCGGCAAAAAAACTGTTGCGCGATGTTGGCCTGCGGTTAGCCGATACTTTGCCGGGCGTTAAGCCGCGTCTGTTAAAACAGGCGATGGGGCTTCACGATTTACCTGAATGGCTAAGATAA
- the ubiH gene encoding 2-octaprenyl-6-methoxyphenyl hydroxylase, protein MSVIVAGGGMAGATLALAISHLTQGALPVTVIEAVAPGDRAHPGYDGRAIALAEGTCRQLTAINLWPALAQCATPITHVHVSDRGHAGFVNIDASDYGVSALGNVVELHEVGNRLYQLLRKAPGVTLRCPERVSKVEQRQDGVSVTLNSGERLEGQLLVAADGSRSRTAAACGVQWRSEDYQQLAVIANVTTQIAHQGRAFERFTQNGPLALLPMSDGRSSLVWCHPPEEKARIDAWSDAEFLAALQQAFGWRLGRFTQVGQRHSYPLTLQKASQTVAHRLALVGNAAQTLHPIAGQGFNLGMRDVMSLAETLASAWRQQQDPGSFAVLQRYNQRRMPDRNATIGITDGLVRIFANRYLPLVVGRNLGLMTMDNLPWLRNRLAERTLGWVAR, encoded by the coding sequence ATGAGCGTAATCGTAGCGGGTGGCGGCATGGCTGGCGCAACTTTGGCGCTGGCGATTTCGCATCTGACTCAGGGTGCCTTGCCGGTCACGGTTATTGAGGCGGTAGCGCCGGGCGACCGGGCGCATCCCGGTTATGACGGGCGAGCAATCGCGCTGGCGGAAGGCACCTGTCGGCAGTTGACGGCAATCAATCTGTGGCCCGCGCTGGCGCAATGCGCCACGCCAATTACGCATGTACACGTTAGCGATCGTGGTCATGCCGGTTTCGTTAATATTGATGCCAGCGACTATGGCGTAAGCGCGCTGGGCAATGTGGTAGAACTGCACGAAGTGGGCAACCGCCTGTATCAGCTGTTGCGTAAAGCGCCCGGCGTGACTTTGCGCTGCCCTGAACGCGTTAGCAAGGTAGAACAACGTCAGGATGGTGTAAGCGTTACCCTGAACAGTGGAGAACGGCTGGAAGGGCAGCTGCTGGTAGCGGCAGACGGCTCGCGTTCACGTACCGCCGCGGCCTGTGGCGTTCAGTGGCGCAGCGAGGATTACCAACAGCTTGCCGTTATCGCCAATGTTACCACGCAAATTGCGCATCAGGGCCGGGCGTTCGAGCGGTTTACGCAGAACGGCCCGCTGGCGCTGTTGCCGATGTCTGACGGGCGTAGCTCGCTGGTCTGGTGCCATCCTCCAGAAGAAAAAGCGCGTATTGATGCCTGGAGCGATGCGGAGTTTTTAGCTGCGTTACAGCAGGCTTTCGGCTGGCGTTTGGGGCGTTTCACTCAGGTAGGACAGCGTCACAGCTATCCTTTAACGCTGCAAAAGGCCAGTCAAACAGTGGCGCACCGGCTGGCGCTGGTGGGTAACGCGGCGCAAACGCTGCATCCTATCGCCGGACAAGGCTTTAATCTTGGTATGCGCGATGTGATGTCGCTGGCTGAAACGTTGGCATCCGCCTGGCGTCAGCAGCAGGATCCCGGCAGCTTTGCCGTGCTGCAACGCTATAACCAACGGCGAATGCCGGATCGCAATGCCACGATCGGCATCACCGATGGACTGGTGCGTATCTTCGCCAATCGCTATCTGCCGCTGGTTGTTGGACGTAATCTTGGCCTGATGACAATGGACAATTTACCCTGGCTGCGTAACCGCCTGGCGGAGCGAACGCTGGGCTGGGTAGCGCGCTGA
- the pepP gene encoding Xaa-Pro aminopeptidase: MITLDTFLQRRQALLARMASGSAALIFAAPETTRSADTEYPFRQNSDFWYFTGFNEPEALLILIKSDETHNHSVLFNRVRDKQAETWFGRRLGQEAAPEKLGVDRALPWDALDEQLHQLLNGLAVVYHAQGEYAFADRILFSALDKLRRGFRQNLQAPDTLTDWRPWVHEMRLFKGPEEQEILRRAGKVSAMAHTRAMQVCCPGMFEYQLAGEIHHEFTRHGAQHPSYNTIVGGGENGCILHYTENESELRDGDLVLIDAGCELDGYAGDITRTFPVNGKFTAPQRAIYDIVLASLYKALELFRPGTSIRDVNEEVVRIMVTGLVKLGILQGEVELLIAENAHRQFYMHGLSHWLGLDVHDVGHYGTPDRGRILEPGMVLTVEPGLYIAPDAKVPVEYRGIGIRIEDDILITEQGNENLTDSVVKDADAIEALMAAARQA; encoded by the coding sequence ATGATAACGCTGGATACTTTTTTGCAGCGCCGCCAGGCGTTGCTGGCGCGTATGGCTTCAGGCAGTGCGGCGCTGATTTTCGCTGCGCCAGAGACGACGCGTAGCGCGGATACGGAATACCCTTTCCGCCAGAACAGTGATTTCTGGTACTTCACCGGCTTTAATGAGCCTGAAGCGCTGCTGATCCTGATTAAGAGCGATGAAACCCACAACCACAGCGTGCTGTTTAACCGCGTGCGCGATAAGCAGGCGGAAACCTGGTTTGGGCGTCGTCTCGGTCAGGAAGCGGCCCCTGAAAAGCTGGGCGTCGATCGGGCGCTGCCGTGGGATGCGTTAGATGAGCAGCTACATCAGCTGTTGAACGGTTTGGCTGTGGTTTATCATGCGCAGGGTGAATATGCGTTTGCTGACCGTATCCTGTTCAGTGCGCTGGATAAGCTGCGTCGCGGCTTCCGGCAAAATCTTCAGGCACCGGATACGCTCACCGACTGGCGTCCCTGGGTACATGAGATGCGCTTATTCAAAGGGCCGGAAGAGCAGGAGATCCTGCGCCGCGCCGGGAAAGTTAGCGCGATGGCGCATACGCGAGCCATGCAGGTCTGCTGTCCGGGTATGTTTGAATACCAGCTGGCCGGAGAAATCCATCATGAGTTTACCCGCCACGGCGCGCAGCATCCTTCCTATAACACTATCGTTGGCGGCGGTGAAAACGGCTGCATTCTTCACTACACCGAAAACGAGAGCGAACTGCGCGACGGCGATTTAGTGCTGATCGATGCTGGCTGCGAGCTTGACGGCTACGCGGGCGATATCACCCGTACCTTCCCGGTCAACGGTAAATTTACCGCGCCGCAGCGGGCGATTTACGACATCGTGCTGGCTTCACTTTATAAGGCGCTCGAGCTGTTTCGTCCCGGCACCAGCATCCGTGACGTTAACGAAGAAGTCGTGCGGATTATGGTCACCGGCCTCGTTAAGCTGGGTATTTTGCAGGGCGAGGTTGAACTGTTAATTGCGGAGAATGCGCATCGGCAGTTTTATATGCATGGCCTGAGCCACTGGCTGGGGCTGGACGTGCATGACGTCGGGCACTACGGTACGCCGGATCGGGGGCGCATCCTTGAGCCGGGCATGGTCTTGACCGTTGAGCCAGGCCTGTATATCGCGCCGGATGCTAAAGTCCCGGTGGAATATCGGGGTATCGGTATTCGTATTGAGGATGACATATTGATCACCGAGCAGGGCAACGAGAATCTTACCGATAGCGTGGTAAAAGATGCTGACGCAATCGAAGCGCTGATGGCGGCAGCGCGTCAGGCATGA
- a CDS encoding YecA family protein, whose amino-acid sequence MSTDNTQPGYQALASALNQQGVGMTPAEMHGLISGIVCGGNRDYSWKTLVHDLTNEGLAFSQSLAQPLQMLHAHIQDTLEEEGFLFQLMLPEEEESSVFDRADALAGWVNHFLLGLGVTQPKLDKVKGEAGEAIDDLRTIAQLGYDKEDDQEELEQSLEEVVEYVRVAALLCYETFNPSVMPTAPEVKKPTLH is encoded by the coding sequence ATGTCTACAGATAACACACAGCCGGGCTATCAGGCGCTGGCATCCGCCCTTAATCAGCAGGGCGTGGGAATGACACCGGCTGAAATGCACGGCTTGATCAGCGGCATTGTCTGCGGTGGCAATAGAGATTACAGCTGGAAAACGCTGGTACACGATCTGACCAACGAAGGCCTGGCCTTTTCTCAGTCTCTGGCGCAGCCGTTACAGATGTTGCATGCGCATATTCAGGATACGCTGGAAGAAGAAGGCTTTCTGTTCCAGCTAATGCTGCCTGAAGAGGAGGAGAGCAGTGTTTTTGACCGTGCCGATGCGCTGGCCGGTTGGGTGAACCATTTCCTGCTGGGGCTGGGCGTCACGCAGCCGAAACTTGATAAAGTGAAGGGTGAGGCGGGCGAAGCGATCGACGACCTGCGCACCATCGCCCAGCTTGGCTATGATAAAGAGGACGATCAGGAAGAGCTGGAGCAGTCGCTGGAAGAGGTGGTTGAGTATGTTCGTGTTGCCGCGCTGCTGTGCTACGAAACATTCAACCCGTCGGTAATGCCTACCGCGCCGGAAGTGAAAAAGCCGACGCTGCACTGA
- the zapA gene encoding cell division protein ZapA, with translation MSAQPVDIQIFGRSLRVNCPPEQQDALNAAAEDLNQRLQDLKVRTRVTNTEQLVFIAALNICHELAQEKVKTRDYAANMEQRIRMLQQTIEQALLEQGRITERQGAKFE, from the coding sequence ATGTCTGCACAACCGGTAGATATTCAGATTTTTGGACGTTCATTGCGCGTGAATTGTCCGCCTGAACAGCAAGATGCTCTGAACGCAGCTGCAGAAGATCTTAATCAGCGGTTGCAAGATCTGAAAGTTCGCACTAGAGTCACAAATACAGAGCAGCTGGTGTTTATCGCTGCGTTGAATATTTGTCATGAGCTGGCGCAGGAAAAGGTGAAAACCCGCGACTACGCTGCTAACATGGAACAACGCATTCGTATGCTGCAGCAGACTATTGAACAGGCGTTGCTTGAACAAGGTCGCATAACTGAGCGCCAGGGCGCAAAGTTCGAATAA
- a CDS encoding 5-formyltetrahydrofolate cyclo-ligase produces MALSQSDRQEIRNHVRRLRRGLSTAQQTLAADSIAEHALHIEPVDRAQHIALFLSVDGELNTRPLIARLWQQQKQVYLPVLHPFSPGNLIFVRYTPETILSPNRVHIPEPPLDVRHIIPLDELDVMFVPLVAFDRHGQRLGMGGGFYDRTLQNWQEHRFLPIGLAHDCQRVEKLPSAEWDIPLPAILTPSHFWQWEI; encoded by the coding sequence ATGGCTTTATCTCAAAGTGATCGTCAGGAAATTCGTAACCATGTGCGCCGGTTACGACGCGGTTTAAGCACCGCTCAGCAAACGCTGGCGGCAGACAGCATTGCTGAACACGCACTGCATATTGAGCCGGTAGATCGGGCGCAGCATATTGCGTTATTTCTCTCCGTTGATGGTGAACTTAATACTCGCCCGCTGATTGCCCGACTCTGGCAGCAGCAAAAGCAGGTCTACCTGCCCGTTTTGCACCCCTTCTCGCCGGGTAATTTAATTTTTGTGCGCTATACGCCGGAAACTATTTTATCACCGAACCGGGTACACATCCCGGAGCCACCGCTGGATGTCAGGCACATTATTCCTCTCGACGAGCTGGACGTGATGTTTGTTCCTCTGGTGGCGTTCGATCGTCACGGGCAACGGCTCGGCATGGGCGGCGGTTTCTACGATCGCACCTTGCAAAACTGGCAGGAGCATCGCTTTTTACCGATTGGCCTGGCGCATGACTGCCAGCGGGTAGAAAAGCTGCCGAGCGCCGAATGGGATATCCCGTTACCGGCTATTCTGACGCCTTCGCACTTCTGGCAGTGGGAAATATAA
- the serA gene encoding phosphoglycerate dehydrogenase, whose amino-acid sequence MAKVSLEKDKIKFLLVEGVHQSALDNLRAAGYTNIEYHKGALDSDALKDAIRDAHFIGIRSRTQLTEEIFAAAEKLAAVGCFCIGTNQVDLDAAAKRGVPVFNAPFSNTRSVAELVIGELLLLMRGVPEANAKAHRSVWNKQAAGSYEARGKRLGIIGYGHIGMQLGVLAESLGMHVFFYDIENKLPLGNATQVAHLSDLLNMSDVVSLHVPETPSTQNMMGAQELALMKPGSLLINASRGTVVDIPALCQALGSKHLAGAAIDVFPEEPATNSDPFISPLCEFDNVLLTPHIGGSTQEAQENIGIEVAGKLAKYSDNGSTLSAVNFPEVSLPMHGEQVSRLLHIHENRPGVLTAINQIFAEQGINIAAQYLQTTPVMGYVVIDIDAEKDVAHRALALMKAIPGTIRARLLY is encoded by the coding sequence ATGGCAAAAGTATCACTGGAGAAAGACAAAATTAAGTTTCTGCTGGTGGAGGGCGTCCACCAGAGCGCGCTGGATAATCTGCGCGCGGCAGGTTACACCAATATTGAATATCATAAAGGCGCGCTCGACAGCGATGCGCTGAAAGATGCCATCCGTGATGCGCATTTTATCGGTATTCGATCCCGTACTCAGCTGACTGAAGAAATTTTTGCTGCGGCAGAGAAACTGGCGGCTGTAGGCTGCTTCTGTATCGGCACCAACCAGGTCGATCTGGACGCGGCGGCAAAACGCGGCGTACCGGTGTTTAACGCGCCTTTTTCCAATACCCGTTCAGTGGCGGAGCTGGTCATTGGCGAGCTGCTGCTGCTGATGCGCGGCGTACCTGAAGCGAATGCAAAAGCGCATCGCAGCGTCTGGAATAAACAGGCGGCGGGCAGCTATGAAGCGCGTGGCAAACGTCTGGGCATTATCGGCTATGGCCATATTGGTATGCAGCTGGGCGTGCTGGCGGAAAGCCTCGGAATGCACGTTTTCTTTTATGATATCGAAAACAAGCTGCCGCTGGGCAACGCAACCCAGGTAGCGCATCTTTCCGATCTGCTGAACATGAGCGATGTGGTCAGCCTGCATGTGCCGGAAACGCCTTCTACGCAAAATATGATGGGCGCGCAAGAACTGGCGCTAATGAAACCCGGATCGCTGCTGATTAACGCCTCACGCGGCACCGTAGTGGATATTCCGGCGCTCTGCCAGGCGCTGGGCAGCAAACATCTTGCTGGTGCAGCAATTGACGTCTTCCCGGAAGAGCCTGCTACGAATAGCGATCCTTTTATCTCTCCGCTCTGCGAGTTTGATAACGTGCTGCTGACACCGCATATCGGCGGTTCCACACAGGAAGCGCAGGAAAATATCGGTATTGAGGTGGCTGGAAAACTGGCGAAATATTCCGATAACGGCTCTACGCTGTCGGCGGTTAACTTCCCGGAAGTGTCGCTGCCAATGCATGGCGAACAGGTAAGCCGCCTGCTGCATATCCATGAAAACCGTCCCGGCGTGCTGACGGCAATTAACCAGATTTTCGCCGAGCAGGGCATCAACATTGCCGCGCAGTATCTGCAAACCACGCCGGTTATGGGTTATGTGGTCATTGATATTGATGCGGAGAAGGATGTGGCGCACAGGGCGCTGGCGTTGATGAAGGCGATTCCGGGCACGATTCGGGCGCGTCTGCTCTACTGA
- the rpiA gene encoding ribose-5-phosphate isomerase RpiA, whose translation MTQDELKKAVGWAALDYVTPGTIVGVGTGSTAAHFIDALGSIKHQIEGAVSSSEASTQKLKSLGIHVFDLNEVDSLAVYVDGADEINPQMQMIKGGGAALTREKIVAAVADKFICIADASKQVDVLGRFPLPVEVIPMARSYVARELVKLGGQPEYRQNVITDNGNIILDVHNLSIVNPAELERTINALPGVVTVGLFAARGADVALIGGADGVKTITK comes from the coding sequence ATGACGCAGGATGAACTGAAAAAAGCAGTAGGCTGGGCCGCGCTGGACTATGTCACGCCGGGCACCATTGTTGGCGTGGGAACGGGTTCCACCGCCGCTCACTTTATTGATGCGCTCGGCTCCATCAAACATCAGATTGAGGGCGCGGTTTCCAGCTCTGAAGCTTCTACACAGAAGTTAAAGAGCCTGGGGATCCACGTTTTCGATCTCAACGAAGTGGATTCGCTGGCGGTCTATGTGGACGGCGCGGATGAAATTAACCCGCAGATGCAGATGATTAAAGGCGGCGGCGCGGCGCTGACGCGTGAGAAAATCGTCGCAGCAGTGGCGGATAAATTTATCTGTATCGCCGATGCTTCCAAGCAGGTGGATGTGCTGGGCCGCTTTCCGCTGCCGGTTGAAGTGATCCCGATGGCGCGTTCTTACGTGGCGCGTGAACTGGTGAAACTGGGCGGTCAGCCGGAGTATCGTCAGAACGTCATTACCGATAATGGCAACATTATTCTTGACGTGCATAATCTCAGCATCGTTAACCCTGCCGAGCTGGAGCGCACCATCAACGCGTTGCCCGGCGTGGTGACCGTTGGCCTGTTTGCCGCGCGCGGCGCGGATGTGGCGCTGATTGGCGGTGCGGATGGCGTAAAAACCATCACTAAATGA
- a CDS encoding LysR family transcriptional regulator ArgP: MKRPDYRTLQALDAVIRERGFERAAQKLCITQSAVSQRIKQLENMFGQPLLVRTIPPRPTEQGQKLLALLHQVELLEDEWLGDENGGTTPLLLSLAVNADSLATWLLPALKDVLADSPVRLNLQVEDETRTQERLRRGEVVGAVSIQPQPLPSCLVDRLGALDYLFVGSREFAARYFPNGVTRSALLKAPAVAFDHLDDMHQAFLQQNFDLSPGSVPCHIVNSSEAFVQLARQGSTCCMIPHLQIEKELASGELIDLTPGLYQRRMLYWHRFAPESRLMRRVTDALLAHGHRVLRQEEETLPD, encoded by the coding sequence ATGAAAAGACCCGATTATCGAACGCTTCAGGCCCTGGATGCTGTGATCCGTGAACGCGGCTTTGAGCGCGCGGCGCAAAAATTATGTATTACCCAGTCGGCAGTTTCACAACGTATCAAGCAGCTGGAGAATATGTTCGGTCAGCCGCTGCTGGTGCGTACCATACCACCGCGCCCTACCGAGCAGGGACAAAAGCTGCTCGCCCTGCTACATCAGGTAGAATTGCTGGAAGATGAATGGCTTGGCGATGAAAACGGCGGCACCACGCCGCTTCTGCTGTCGCTGGCGGTAAACGCCGATAGCCTGGCAACCTGGCTACTGCCCGCACTGAAAGACGTGCTGGCTGATTCACCGGTTCGTCTGAACTTACAGGTAGAGGATGAAACCCGCACCCAGGAGCGTTTACGCCGGGGCGAGGTGGTTGGCGCGGTGAGTATTCAACCCCAGCCGCTGCCCAGCTGCCTGGTCGATCGGCTCGGCGCGCTGGATTACCTGTTTGTTGGCTCACGGGAGTTCGCCGCGCGTTACTTTCCCAATGGCGTCACCCGTTCCGCGCTGCTGAAAGCGCCTGCGGTGGCGTTCGACCATCTGGACGATATGCACCAGGCATTTCTGCAACAGAATTTCGATCTCTCTCCGGGCAGCGTACCCTGCCATATCGTTAATTCTTCTGAAGCGTTTGTGCAGCTGGCGCGTCAGGGATCGACCTGCTGCATGATCCCACACCTGCAAATTGAGAAGGAGCTTGCCAGCGGCGAGCTGATCGATCTAACGCCCGGCCTTTATCAGCGTCGTATGCTCTACTGGCATCGCTTTGCGCCGGAAAGCCGCCTGATGCGCCGCGTCACCGACGCCCTGCTGGCGCACGGTCATCGCGTGCTGCGTCAGGAAGAAGAAACGCTTCCAGACTGA
- a CDS encoding oxidative stress defense protein yields the protein MKLKALALAAMMGLGSAPLMAQADELPNGPHIVTSGQASVDARPDIATLAIEVNVSSKDAAEAKKQADTRVAQYFDFLNKNGIEKKDIDAANLRTQPEYDYTKEGKAVLKGYRAVRQVQVTLRQLDKLNDLLDGALKSGLNEIRSVELGVANPDDYKAKARQAAIENATQQAAALAQGFNAKLGPVYSVRYHVANYQPMPMARMYKAADAAPMASAAQTYEQQSIHFDDQVDVVFELQRN from the coding sequence GTGAAATTGAAAGCACTGGCTCTGGCCGCAATGATGGGTTTAGGTTCTGCTCCCTTAATGGCGCAGGCTGATGAGCTGCCTAACGGGCCGCACATTGTGACTTCCGGTCAGGCCAGCGTTGACGCGCGCCCCGATATTGCCACGCTGGCAATTGAAGTTAACGTTTCTTCAAAAGATGCCGCTGAAGCGAAAAAACAGGCGGATACGCGCGTCGCGCAATATTTCGATTTCCTGAATAAAAACGGGATTGAGAAAAAAGATATCGATGCGGCCAATCTGCGCACCCAGCCGGAATATGATTACACCAAAGAAGGGAAGGCGGTACTGAAGGGATACCGTGCGGTACGCCAGGTACAGGTCACGCTGCGTCAGCTCGATAAGCTGAACGATCTGCTGGACGGTGCACTGAAATCGGGCCTGAATGAAATCCGCTCCGTTGAACTGGGCGTAGCTAATCCTGACGACTATAAGGCAAAAGCGCGTCAGGCGGCGATTGAAAACGCTACCCAACAGGCGGCAGCGTTGGCGCAGGGATTTAACGCTAAGCTGGGGCCGGTTTACAGCGTGCGTTACCACGTTGCCAACTATCAGCCGATGCCGATGGCGCGTATGTACAAGGCGGCGGACGCTGCACCGATGGCTTCAGCCGCGCAGACCTATGAACAGCAGAGCATTCACTTCGACGATCAGGTTGATGTGGTGTTTGAACTACAGCGCAACTGA
- the argO gene encoding arginine exporter ArgO, translated as MLSVYFQGLALGIALILPLGPQNAFVLNQGIRRQYHMMAAAICTLSDIILICAGVFGGSALLNQSPLLLNLVTWGGVAFLLWYGWGALRAAFSANVELASAEIKQQSRWRILATLIAVTWLNPHVYLDTFVVLGSLGGQLPQEARRWFALGTVSASVFWFFSLALLAAWLSPRLSTVGAQRVINLLVGLVMWGIALKLALQAISGFH; from the coding sequence ATGCTGTCCGTTTATTTTCAGGGACTTGCTTTAGGTATTGCACTGATACTGCCGTTGGGCCCGCAGAATGCTTTCGTACTGAATCAGGGAATCCGCCGCCAGTACCATATGATGGCCGCTGCTATTTGTACGCTTAGCGATATTATTTTGATCTGCGCTGGCGTGTTCGGCGGCAGCGCGCTGCTTAATCAGTCTCCGCTACTGTTAAACCTGGTGACCTGGGGAGGCGTTGCTTTCCTGCTCTGGTATGGCTGGGGAGCGCTACGGGCTGCGTTTAGCGCCAATGTTGAACTGGCCAGCGCCGAGATTAAACAGCAAAGCCGCTGGCGTATTCTTGCCACGCTGATAGCCGTTACCTGGCTTAATCCGCACGTTTATCTGGATACCTTTGTCGTGCTGGGTAGTCTGGGAGGCCAGCTCCCGCAGGAGGCGCGCCGCTGGTTTGCGCTGGGCACCGTCAGCGCCTCTGTGTTTTGGTTCTTTAGCCTGGCGCTGCTGGCTGCCTGGCTGTCACCCCGGCTAAGCACCGTGGGCGCGCAGCGCGTGATTAATCTGTTGGTTGGTCTGGTGATGTGGGGCATCGCGCTGAAGCTGGCTTTACAGGCTATCTCCGGCTTCCATTAA